One Ignavibacterium sp. DNA segment encodes these proteins:
- a CDS encoding acetyl-CoA carboxylase carboxyltransferase subunit alpha, translating to MAKTILDFEKPIFELENKLEEMKKFSENLDIEHDIIRLEEKVRLLKEELYGNLTRWQRVQLARHPERPYTLDYIYSMTDNFVELHGDRAFKDDKAIVGGLAQIDHRKVVILGQQKGRDTKSNLYRNFGMMNPEGYRKALRLMKLAEKFNRPVITLIDTPGAFPGLEAEERGQAEAIARNLFEMSKLKVPIIVVIIGEGASGGALGIGVGDRILMLENCWYSVISPESCSQILWRSWDYKEQAAEALKLTASDLLEQGIIDRIIKEPLGGAHKNHKEAADTLKASLIEELDVLIKIKPDKLIDNRIEKFGKMGVFVE from the coding sequence ATGGCAAAGACAATATTAGATTTTGAAAAACCAATCTTTGAATTGGAAAATAAATTGGAAGAGATGAAAAAATTCTCTGAAAATCTTGATATCGAACACGATATAATCAGGCTTGAAGAAAAAGTTAGGCTATTGAAGGAAGAATTGTATGGAAATCTTACAAGATGGCAGCGGGTTCAATTAGCTCGACATCCCGAGAGACCTTATACTCTTGATTATATTTATTCAATGACTGATAATTTTGTTGAACTTCACGGTGATAGAGCATTCAAAGATGATAAAGCTATTGTTGGCGGACTTGCTCAAATTGATCATCGTAAAGTCGTAATATTAGGACAGCAAAAAGGACGTGATACAAAATCTAATCTTTATAGAAATTTCGGTATGATGAATCCTGAAGGTTATAGAAAAGCACTTCGCTTGATGAAGCTTGCAGAAAAATTTAACAGACCTGTAATTACATTGATTGATACACCGGGTGCATTTCCCGGACTTGAAGCTGAAGAGCGCGGGCAGGCGGAAGCTATTGCACGAAATCTTTTTGAGATGAGTAAACTTAAAGTCCCTATTATTGTTGTCATAATTGGTGAAGGTGCAAGCGGCGGCGCTTTAGGCATAGGTGTAGGAGATAGAATTTTAATGCTGGAAAATTGCTGGTACTCTGTAATAAGTCCAGAATCCTGTTCTCAGATTTTGTGGAGAAGCTGGGATTATAAAGAACAAGCTGCTGAGGCATTAAAACTTACTGCTTCTGATTTATTAGAGCAGGGAATTATTGATAGAATAATTAAAGAACCACTCGGCGGTGCACATAAAAATCATAAAGAAGCTGCTGATACTTTAAAAGCTTCTTTGATTGAAGAACTTGATGTTTTAATTAAGATTAAACCGGATAAGCTAATTGATAACCGGATTGAAAAATTTGGTAAGATGGGTGTGTTTGTTGAGTAA
- a CDS encoding thioesterase family protein: MLKHHTEIRVRYADTDQMKFVYNGKFFEYFEVGRTEMMREVGLPYDAIEKNGYHMPVIETKIHFIQPAYYDELLLIETWVEQLPAVKVHIDHIIKAKERNVVICEGYVELAFLDAKTNRPTRAPKIFTDAVKKYYV, translated from the coding sequence ATGCTTAAACATCACACAGAAATTAGAGTTAGATATGCAGACACAGATCAAATGAAGTTTGTATATAACGGAAAATTTTTTGAGTATTTTGAAGTTGGCAGAACTGAGATGATGAGAGAAGTTGGTTTGCCTTACGATGCAATTGAGAAAAACGGATACCACATGCCCGTTATCGAAACTAAAATTCATTTCATTCAGCCGGCTTATTATGATGAGCTGCTTTTAATTGAAACCTGGGTTGAACAATTACCGGCAGTTAAAGTTCATATTGACCATATTATAAAAGCAAAAGAAAGAAATGTTGTAATATGCGAAGGATATGTTGAACTGGCATTCCTTGATGCAAAAACAAATCGCCCGACACGTGCCCCAAAAATTTTTACAGACGCTGTTAAAAAATATTATGTGTAA